The Nitrosomonas cryotolerans ATCC 49181 genome includes a window with the following:
- a CDS encoding C39 family peptidase produces the protein MNRFSIRVTATMKHFFVQCTLLLIMVSPFLSNANAFNLNGMAGGGNFNIPGKSFAEKRFSTVYKQQYDFSCGSAALASLLTFHYDDEITEQSVFIDMYQNGDQEKIKAQGFSLLDMKNYLERRGYRSDGFKIKLDQLLAANNPAITIINANGYLHFIIIKGIDERRVLVGDPAIGVNIMPRDRFEEIWGNRILFLIHAENGKKATDSQNQKEWVSRTAPLGVAIDRASLGAFNILQPGPFDF, from the coding sequence ATGAACAGATTTTCTATTCGTGTGACAGCAACGATGAAACACTTCTTTGTTCAATGCACTTTACTTCTGATCATGGTGTCGCCATTCTTGAGTAATGCTAATGCTTTTAATCTCAATGGAATGGCAGGAGGTGGAAACTTCAATATTCCCGGAAAAAGCTTTGCTGAAAAACGATTCAGCACTGTTTATAAGCAACAATATGATTTTAGTTGTGGCTCCGCAGCATTAGCCAGCCTTCTTACTTTTCATTATGACGATGAAATCACTGAACAGAGTGTATTTATTGATATGTATCAGAATGGTGATCAAGAAAAGATTAAGGCGCAAGGCTTCTCCTTATTAGATATGAAAAATTACCTGGAACGACGAGGATATCGATCAGACGGCTTCAAAATAAAATTAGATCAGCTACTTGCAGCCAACAATCCTGCTATTACTATTATCAATGCGAATGGCTATTTACATTTTATTATTATTAAGGGAATTGATGAACGACGCGTTCTAGTAGGCGATCCGGCGATCGGCGTAAATATAATGCCCCGGGACAGATTTGAAGAAATATGGGGGAATCGTATCTTGTTTTTAATTCATGCAGAAAATGGAAAAAAAGCCACTGATTCTCAGAATCAGAAAGAATGGGTATCTCGTACAGCACCATTAGGTGTTGCGATCGATCGAGCAAGTCTAGGTGCATTTAATATTTTACAGCCAGGGCCATTTGATTTCTAA
- a CDS encoding transporter, which produces MKKKYSEIKEKICNMPSFPFKIIKYFLIPICFSLINGSYAETTRPNNDSLEQYRQLLAEQEKKFERQRQILDEQGKELERLKKHLDTLSSQSKNFSDKITSPPPSEVAKTNKSVNKSTNSSSQSPTGPVGQAPPQSKEPTRPPEMPRLSETIGGVLTRKKSIVLEPSMEYAFTSNNRVFLDAFTFLPAIAIGLIDLRQVKRHSFFASIGARYGVTDRLEIEARVPYVYRFDTQRSRAVSIGAGVDETFRADGNNIGDIELAARYQLTNGSGGWPILVGNLIATIPTGKSPFDIKFVEAQGVPGARFPTESPTGTGYFSIQPSITALYPTDPAVFFGNINYGYNASTNENVGKIDPGDALGITFGMGFGVNERSSFNLGYSHRHLFSSKINGNRIGGSSLDIGQFLLGYSFKYSSRTNFNLSVGMGTTDDAQDVRLTFRVPTTF; this is translated from the coding sequence ATGAAGAAAAAATACAGTGAAATAAAAGAGAAAATTTGCAATATGCCATCTTTTCCGTTCAAAATAATTAAATATTTTCTTATCCCGATTTGTTTTTCTCTCATCAATGGAAGCTATGCAGAAACAACAAGGCCTAATAATGATTCATTGGAGCAATACAGACAGCTGCTTGCTGAGCAGGAAAAAAAATTTGAGAGGCAACGTCAGATTCTCGATGAGCAAGGTAAGGAATTAGAACGTCTAAAAAAACATTTAGATACACTTTCCAGCCAATCAAAAAATTTTTCAGATAAAATAACATCCCCTCCTCCTTCGGAGGTCGCAAAAACCAATAAAAGTGTAAATAAATCAACAAACTCATCGAGCCAATCCCCCACCGGGCCAGTCGGACAGGCTCCCCCTCAATCAAAAGAACCAACAAGACCGCCAGAAATGCCTAGATTAAGCGAAACCATAGGCGGTGTGCTAACAAGAAAGAAAAGTATTGTTCTTGAACCCTCCATGGAGTATGCCTTTACAAGCAACAATCGCGTATTCCTTGATGCGTTTACATTTTTACCTGCTATTGCCATTGGTCTTATCGACCTTCGTCAGGTTAAACGCCATAGTTTTTTTGCAAGCATCGGAGCACGTTATGGTGTAACAGACCGCTTAGAAATAGAGGCCCGGGTTCCTTATGTCTATCGTTTTGATACACAGCGCTCTCGAGCAGTCAGTATCGGTGCTGGTGTCGATGAGACTTTTAGAGCAGATGGAAATAATATAGGCGATATCGAGCTGGCTGCTCGATATCAACTTACGAATGGTTCAGGTGGTTGGCCTATTCTCGTTGGCAATCTCATTGCAACCATACCTACAGGAAAGAGCCCATTTGATATTAAATTTGTAGAAGCACAAGGTGTACCTGGTGCCAGATTCCCAACAGAATCTCCAACAGGCACCGGTTACTTTAGCATTCAACCAAGCATAACCGCACTTTATCCAACCGATCCAGCTGTTTTTTTCGGCAATATCAATTATGGTTACAATGCCAGCACTAATGAGAATGTAGGAAAAATAGATCCTGGGGACGCGCTCGGCATCACCTTTGGTATGGGATTTGGCGTTAACGAACGATCATCATTTAACCTGGGATATTCGCATAGGCATCTTTTTAGTTCCAAAATTAATGGCAACCGAATAGGAGGAAGTAGTCTGGATATTGGACAATTTCTACTGGGTTATTCATTCAAGTACTCCAGTCGAACCAATTTTAACTTATCCGTAGGTATGGGCACAACGGACGATGCGCAGGATGTAAGGCTTACCTTCAGGGTACCGACAACTTTTTAG
- a CDS encoding DUF4389 domain-containing protein, which produces MKEEIKQRLQRNETWQRGLYMLFFIVIYGFTKFLVFIVMLFQFVTIILTGKTNEQLLKFSQNLSTYIYQIVIFLTFNSEQHPFPFSAWPDGTPDNRGQYLKK; this is translated from the coding sequence ATGAAAGAAGAGATTAAGCAAAGATTACAAAGAAATGAGACTTGGCAGCGCGGCCTTTATATGCTGTTTTTTATTGTGATATATGGTTTTACAAAATTCCTGGTTTTTATAGTGATGTTGTTTCAGTTCGTGACTATCATACTGACGGGGAAAACAAATGAGCAATTGCTTAAATTTAGTCAGAACCTGAGCACATATATTTATCAGATAGTGATTTTTCTTACATTTAATAGTGAGCAGCATCCATTTCCATTTAGTGCTTGGCCAGATGGAACGCCTGATAATAGAGGCCAATATCTTAAGAAATAA
- a CDS encoding radical SAM protein, protein MNTKGTLVHSEWPARSEKWYITPDGEPRGFIRSYALDELWFHTGTACNLACPFCLEGSKPGDNRLQLMRFEDIKPFIDEALTLGVKQFSFTGGEPFVNKDMIRILDYALKYRPCLVLTNATEPLIKRLKQLESLREQAHSLHFRVSLDHFEADRHDAGRGVGMFALALDGLRRLHEMGFVLSVANQILPGISSDLVAKHFADVFRAAGLPENLQRVEFPEFYLPGAEVSAPQITESCMVNYQTEKSRGDFMCAFSRMIVKINGHIKIYACTLVDDDPDYALGDTLAQSLKIPVSMKHHRCYSCFHFGASCSEIKHHD, encoded by the coding sequence ATGAACACAAAAGGGACGCTTGTTCATAGTGAATGGCCCGCACGTTCAGAAAAATGGTATATCACGCCAGATGGTGAGCCTCGTGGTTTTATACGATCTTACGCATTGGATGAGCTGTGGTTTCATACCGGCACCGCTTGTAATCTAGCTTGCCCTTTCTGTTTGGAAGGGTCAAAACCCGGCGATAATCGCCTGCAATTAATGCGCTTTGAAGATATAAAACCATTTATTGATGAGGCGCTTACATTAGGTGTTAAGCAATTTTCTTTCACCGGCGGGGAGCCTTTTGTTAATAAGGATATGATACGTATTCTTGATTATGCGTTGAAATACCGCCCCTGCCTGGTGCTGACGAATGCGACTGAACCGCTTATCAAACGCTTGAAACAGCTTGAATCTCTACGTGAACAAGCGCATTCGTTGCATTTTCGTGTCAGCCTGGATCATTTCGAAGCAGATCGACATGATGCTGGACGTGGGGTGGGGATGTTTGCATTGGCACTGGATGGCTTGCGAAGATTGCATGAAATGGGATTTGTGTTATCTGTTGCAAATCAGATTTTGCCAGGCATATCATCGGATTTGGTTGCTAAACATTTTGCCGATGTTTTTCGGGCAGCTGGACTGCCTGAGAATTTGCAGCGGGTTGAGTTTCCAGAATTTTATTTGCCTGGGGCTGAAGTATCCGCGCCACAGATTACTGAAAGCTGTATGGTAAATTACCAGACTGAAAAATCCCGCGGTGATTTTATGTGTGCATTTAGCAGGATGATTGTGAAAATCAATGGACATATAAAAATTTATGCTTGTACCTTGGTAGATGATGATCCAGATTACGCCTTGGGTGATACGCTGGCCCAAAGTCTAAAGATACCGGTGAGCATGAAGCATCACCGTTGTTATAGCTGTTTTCATTTTGGCGCTTCATGTAGTGAAATAAAACATCATGATTGA
- a CDS encoding methyltransferase domain-containing protein has product MHNNIQEYYGKTLSNSQDLQTNACCTDAGLPHYVKPLLAQIHDAVMARYYGCGLILPELLEGLTVLDLGCGAGRDVYVIAQLVGEQGQVIGVDMTEEQLAVARQHETYHQKKFAYAHSNVRFLQGYIERLDELELADSSIDIIVSNCVINLAPDKGAVLREAWRVLKPGGELYFSDVYSDRRIPSDLVHDPVLYGECLSGALYWNDFLQLSRKHGFTDPRLVDDRSITIDNAKLMHKTGNIRFYSATYRLFKLGDLEFSCEDHGQSVVYRGTIPYHPHAFRLDAHHYIETGKQFPVCGNTWRMLHDTRFINHFDFYGDFSQHFGIFPGCGTGIPFDAVASEKKGGCC; this is encoded by the coding sequence ATGCATAATAATATTCAGGAATATTATGGTAAGACATTGAGTAATAGTCAGGATCTACAGACGAATGCTTGTTGCACCGACGCGGGTCTGCCTCATTATGTGAAACCATTATTGGCACAAATACATGATGCCGTAATGGCGCGTTATTATGGCTGTGGCCTGATATTACCGGAATTGCTCGAAGGTTTGACCGTACTGGATTTAGGTTGTGGCGCGGGGCGTGATGTCTATGTGATTGCTCAGTTAGTAGGTGAACAAGGCCAGGTGATTGGAGTGGATATGACCGAGGAGCAGTTGGCCGTTGCGCGTCAGCATGAAACATATCATCAGAAGAAATTTGCTTACGCTCATAGTAATGTACGATTTTTACAGGGTTATATTGAGCGTCTGGATGAACTTGAATTAGCCGATTCCAGTATCGATATTATTGTTTCTAATTGTGTTATTAATCTTGCACCTGATAAAGGGGCGGTGCTACGTGAAGCCTGGCGTGTGCTTAAACCGGGAGGGGAGCTCTATTTTTCTGATGTCTATAGTGATCGGCGTATCCCGTCAGACCTGGTTCATGATCCAGTGTTGTATGGGGAGTGTTTAAGTGGCGCATTATACTGGAATGATTTTCTCCAGCTATCACGCAAGCACGGCTTTACGGATCCACGATTAGTTGATGATCGTTCTATCACCATTGATAATGCTAAATTAATGCATAAAACAGGAAATATTCGTTTTTATTCAGCAACTTATAGACTATTTAAGTTGGGCGATCTGGAGTTTTCCTGTGAAGATCACGGACAATCTGTAGTATATCGTGGCACCATACCATACCATCCGCACGCATTTAGATTGGATGCGCATCATTACATTGAAACGGGAAAACAGTTTCCAGTTTGTGGTAATACATGGCGCATGCTGCATGATACTCGGTTCATCAATCATTTTGATTTTTATGGTGATTTTAGTCAACACTTTGGTATTTTTCCTGGCTGTGGTACGGGCATTCCTTTTGATGCGGTAGCAAGTGAGAAAAAAGGGGGGTGCTGCTGA
- a CDS encoding helix-turn-helix domain-containing protein: MEIKRTYKFRFYPTFEQETMLAQTFGCARFFYNHMLRVRSDAGYTEKKRIGYHATSSLLTELKKEPEFEWLNKVSSVPVQQSLRHLQAAFGNFFAKGTQYPSFKRKHDK; this comes from the coding sequence ATGGAAATTAAGCGCACATACAAGTTCAGGTTTTACCCAACTTTTGAGCAAGAAACTATGCTGGCTCAAACATTCGGGTGCGCCAGATTTTTCTATAATCACATGTTGCGCGTTCGCTCTGATGCTGGGTATACCGAGAAAAAAAGAATCGGATATCATGCTACCTCCTCTTTGTTGACTGAGTTAAAGAAAGAGCCTGAATTTGAATGGCTGAACAAAGTTTCCAGTGTTCCTGTGCAGCAATCTCTCCGTCACCTGCAAGCGGCATTCGGTAATTTTTTTGCCAAAGGAACCCAATACCCGTCATTCAAGCGCAAGCATGACAAGTAA
- the ovoA gene encoding 5-histidylcysteine sulfoxide synthase has product MVQQRFQRTPQLNGDDVDAKRKEIHAYFHTTLDRYERLFDTLRNENAYYKKPITLRHPLIFYLGHTATFFINKLILAGLIAERINPKMESMFAVGVDEMSWDDLDISHYEWPAVEAVYAYRNNMRNVVDKLIRDLPLTLPITWESPWWAILMGIEHERIHLETSSVLIRQHAIEYVQPSTAWEPCRKSGTAPQNKLITVAAGHVQVGKNKTEQEYYGWDNEYGCHSAEISTFQASQYLVSNQEFLAFVEANGYTTENYWEEEGRSWQKYAGARHPTFWIKQNSEWRLRLMTEEILMPWDWPVEVNYHEAKAFCNWKTTTSGQPVRLPTEDEWYRLYDTANLTEVLQNEPAVGNLHLDYYASSCPVNEFPQGEFYDIVGNVWQWTETPTYPFEGFDVYPYYDDFTTPTFDNQHNLIKGGSWIACGNESLKSARYAFRRHFFQHAGFRYVVTDTPATVQSSNYETDKLLSEYGEFHYGDVYFDVPNFPKTLAEIAIAAMADKPARTALDLGCASGRSTFELAHHFDHVTGIDFSARFIGQGVQLAEQGVLRYTLTDEGDLVSYKERTLKGLGLDSVKHKVAFYQGDACNLKSIFTAYDLILAANLIDRLYDPAKLLTSIHTRLNTGGLLMITSPYTWLTEHTKKEAWIGGFKRDGENLTTLDGLKEILGPHFKLIQGPQPVPFVIRETKRKFQHTLAETTIWEKIS; this is encoded by the coding sequence ATGGTACAACAACGCTTTCAGAGAACACCCCAACTCAACGGCGACGATGTCGACGCAAAACGCAAGGAAATACATGCTTATTTTCATACCACGTTGGATCGCTACGAACGGCTATTCGATACACTGCGTAATGAGAATGCCTATTATAAAAAACCCATTACATTACGTCACCCATTAATTTTTTATCTGGGTCACACAGCCACTTTTTTTATCAATAAACTGATTCTTGCAGGATTAATTGCCGAGCGTATCAATCCAAAAATGGAATCCATGTTTGCTGTGGGTGTTGATGAAATGAGCTGGGATGATCTGGATATATCTCATTATGAATGGCCCGCCGTCGAGGCTGTATACGCTTATCGTAACAACATGCGTAACGTGGTGGATAAGCTGATCCGTGATCTACCACTGACTTTGCCTATCACATGGGAAAGCCCCTGGTGGGCTATCCTGATGGGCATTGAACACGAACGCATTCATTTGGAAACCTCTTCGGTATTAATTCGTCAACATGCTATCGAGTATGTTCAGCCCAGTACGGCCTGGGAACCCTGCCGCAAATCCGGAACGGCGCCACAAAACAAACTCATCACTGTAGCAGCCGGGCATGTACAAGTCGGTAAAAATAAAACGGAACAGGAGTATTATGGATGGGATAACGAATACGGTTGTCACTCAGCAGAAATATCAACTTTCCAGGCCAGTCAGTACTTAGTCAGTAACCAGGAATTTTTAGCCTTTGTAGAAGCCAATGGTTATACAACTGAAAACTACTGGGAGGAGGAAGGCCGTTCCTGGCAAAAATATGCTGGCGCAAGGCACCCTACTTTCTGGATTAAGCAAAACTCCGAATGGCGGCTGCGGTTAATGACAGAAGAAATACTCATGCCCTGGGATTGGCCCGTAGAAGTAAACTATCATGAAGCCAAAGCCTTCTGTAACTGGAAAACAACTACCAGTGGACAACCGGTAAGACTGCCGACAGAAGATGAATGGTATCGACTGTACGATACCGCCAATCTGACTGAAGTATTACAAAATGAACCTGCAGTGGGTAATCTTCATCTCGATTATTATGCTTCAAGTTGTCCTGTTAATGAGTTTCCGCAGGGTGAATTCTATGACATTGTAGGCAATGTCTGGCAATGGACCGAGACCCCTACTTACCCATTTGAAGGCTTTGATGTGTACCCTTATTATGACGACTTCACCACACCTACTTTTGACAATCAGCATAATCTCATTAAAGGCGGTTCTTGGATCGCATGTGGTAATGAATCTCTGAAAAGCGCACGTTATGCATTTCGTCGTCACTTTTTTCAACATGCCGGGTTTCGTTATGTCGTCACGGATACCCCAGCAACAGTACAAAGCTCAAACTATGAAACGGATAAGCTGCTTTCTGAGTATGGCGAGTTTCATTATGGTGATGTTTATTTTGACGTACCTAATTTTCCCAAGACACTGGCTGAAATAGCCATTGCGGCTATGGCTGATAAGCCGGCACGGACTGCTCTTGATCTGGGGTGTGCTTCCGGTCGGTCCACGTTTGAGCTGGCACATCACTTCGATCATGTCACTGGCATTGATTTTTCAGCTCGTTTCATCGGACAAGGAGTACAGCTGGCAGAACAAGGTGTTTTGCGTTATACACTAACAGATGAAGGCGATCTCGTTTCTTACAAAGAACGCACGCTAAAGGGTCTTGGCCTCGACAGCGTTAAACATAAGGTTGCGTTCTATCAGGGTGATGCCTGCAATCTAAAATCAATTTTTACTGCTTATGACCTGATACTTGCAGCCAATTTGATTGATCGTCTATATGATCCGGCAAAACTGCTTACCTCCATTCATACCAGACTGAATACCGGCGGTCTATTGATGATTACTTCACCTTATACCTGGTTGACTGAACACACCAAAAAAGAGGCATGGATCGGTGGATTCAAACGTGATGGCGAAAACTTGACAACCTTAGATGGACTAAAGGAAATTCTGGGGCCACATTTCAAATTGATTCAAGGACCGCAACCGGTACCCTTTGTCATTCGTGAAACCAAGCGCAAATTCCAACACACACTGGCAGAAACAACTATCTGGGAGAAAATTTCTTGA
- a CDS encoding MalY/PatB family protein — MSDSFGHDLSRKGTDSLKYDGRQNIFGTDDVIPLWVADMDFATPPAVTQALVERARHPIYGYTLYPDSLYDATVDWLQRRHNWSIQHDWIVMCPGVVSSLNAAVMAFTASGDSVIIQPPVYFPFFTAVTQTGRKLIQNPLHLEKGRYTIDFDHLEQCAKQAHLLLLCSPHNPVGRVWHESELKRLLQIAEQYDLIIFSDEIHADLVYPGNKHHTLAAFNASHTPIITAIAPSKTFNIPGLNLSALVIPDEKVRAAIKKIFDTLHISASNPFSIVAFEAAYRKGEAWLEALLIYLRDTRDYVAAFLNDHLPKIKLIGTEGTYLLWLDCRALNMNDRQLQHFFIHQAKIGMSPGTLFGNEGSGFMRLNIGAPRQTIMTALENIKQASKELD, encoded by the coding sequence TTGAGCGATAGTTTTGGCCATGATCTCAGCCGTAAAGGTACCGATAGTCTCAAATATGATGGGCGACAAAACATATTTGGCACGGATGATGTTATTCCTCTGTGGGTTGCTGACATGGATTTTGCTACGCCACCGGCTGTAACCCAGGCATTAGTTGAGCGAGCCCGCCATCCCATTTATGGCTACACGCTCTACCCGGATAGCCTCTATGACGCTACCGTAGACTGGCTACAACGACGTCATAACTGGTCAATACAGCATGACTGGATCGTCATGTGCCCGGGCGTTGTATCTTCATTAAATGCCGCTGTGATGGCTTTTACTGCATCAGGTGATTCGGTCATCATACAACCCCCTGTATATTTTCCCTTCTTCACAGCAGTCACACAAACAGGTAGAAAGCTTATACAGAATCCGCTACATCTAGAAAAGGGGCGCTATACGATAGATTTTGATCATCTGGAGCAATGTGCCAAACAAGCACACTTGTTACTCCTGTGTTCTCCGCATAATCCAGTTGGTCGAGTATGGCACGAGTCTGAGCTGAAGCGCCTGTTGCAAATTGCTGAACAATACGATTTAATTATATTTTCCGATGAAATCCATGCTGATCTGGTCTACCCCGGCAATAAGCACCATACCCTGGCAGCCTTCAATGCCAGCCACACCCCTATCATTACCGCAATTGCACCTAGCAAAACCTTTAATATTCCCGGATTGAATTTGTCCGCCTTAGTTATTCCAGACGAAAAAGTCCGCGCAGCCATCAAAAAAATATTCGACACTTTACATATAAGCGCGTCTAATCCATTCAGCATTGTTGCCTTTGAAGCGGCTTATCGAAAAGGAGAAGCATGGTTAGAGGCACTACTTATTTATCTACGTGACACCCGCGATTATGTTGCAGCATTTTTGAACGATCATTTACCGAAAATAAAGCTAATCGGGACAGAGGGCACTTATCTGCTATGGTTAGATTGCCGCGCATTAAATATGAATGACAGGCAACTTCAACATTTCTTTATCCATCAGGCAAAAATTGGCATGAGCCCCGGCACACTATTTGGTAATGAAGGCAGCGGTTTTATGCGTTTAAATATTGGCGCACCTCGCCAGACCATCATGACAGCACTGGAAAATATTAAGCAAGCCAGTAAAGAATTAGATTAA
- a CDS encoding TIR domain-containing protein translates to MASTNQIFISSALKDASLRDKLVEQISKENGQFTCVDMPMKRSWESAWRAETQEKVRGCDGVIGLISESIIRADGQQWELRCAYEARLPVLLICDQDSYDIPGKHLPDIVKDKEIVLWEWPSIAMFLNRL, encoded by the coding sequence ATGGCTTCAACGAACCAGATTTTTATCAGTTCTGCATTAAAGGATGCCAGTCTGCGAGATAAGCTTGTTGAGCAGATAAGCAAAGAAAATGGCCAATTTACGTGTGTTGATATGCCTATGAAGAGATCATGGGAGAGTGCTTGGAGAGCAGAGACTCAGGAAAAAGTCAGAGGTTGTGATGGTGTGATTGGCTTGATTAGTGAAAGTATTATTCGGGCAGATGGTCAGCAGTGGGAATTACGCTGTGCTTATGAAGCCAGGCTACCAGTGTTACTTATTTGCGATCAGGATTCTTATGATATTCCAGGAAAGCATTTACCGGATATTGTGAAAGACAAAGAGATTGTTTTGTGGGAATGGCCGAGTATTGCGATGTTTTTGAATAGGCTTTAA